The Acinonyx jubatus isolate Ajub_Pintada_27869175 chromosome B3, VMU_Ajub_asm_v1.0, whole genome shotgun sequence genomic interval TGGGAGTACCACACACTGCTCAAGACTGGGTAGCAAAGTGGAGTAGGTACTGAGGGTGAGACCTTGAGTCAGGAGGCCCACACTCTTTTCAGCGTAGTCATCAATTTATGGGAGGACCCCAAGTGAAAGATGAATGTCAGAGATGTGGCTTAATCAGCTACCTAGGGGATGAGTAGGTGTTGGTGAGATGCTTTGAAATCTCTAGATGAAAAGAATTGCCAGgagaagttattattattttgaatgtgGAGTTATTATTATTTGGAGTGTTGATCATACGGAAGCCAGAGCATCTTTGAGCAACCGTATTGGAATCAGAGGCCACAGTTTTTTCACCTTGGGCGGACCAATCCCAGTTTCATAGCTGTAGAAAATAGTGATCTATTTTCTAATAACCTTAGCTTAGAGCAGGGTCATTGTTGAGGTCCATAAGGAATACAACCAGAAATCTCATCTCTGGAGTATTAGAAATTTCCAACCATGCTCTAATAAATTTTCTGTGCGGACAGATGCTGGCCAGGTCTAACTTGCCTAGAGGGTTGTACAGGCTGTGATTGGATAACACTTCTCTCTCTCAGTATCTCTCCAAAGGctactttctcctctctttctctctctctctctctctcttttttttttttttacatgtacatAAGGCTACTTAGAAACTTGGATTCATCAAGGGACAGTTGGAGATCCCCAAATGATCACCCCAATTGTAGGTCTCTACCTACAATCactcagtgtttttgttttgaagaaagtGGTTAAATCAgacctttttccttttatttgtcaaGTATGTGAACCTGGTATTCTTCTCTATTCAACCCCTTGTGTGTTTTTCTATAAATACTCCCACTCCACTCCCTTCTCTGGTTTCTTTCTGCAAACCATTCAGGTTGTCATTCTGAAGGAGTATGTTAGTCtttgaacaattaagtaaaagTATAAGCCCCTTCCCGGTCTCTCCAAAGCTAGCAGGCTGACTAGACTCATAACAAGACTTTAACCCAAATCTGCAACAAGTGCTCACCTGTCCTGAGTGACCTAAAGCGGCAGCCATCCCAGGTCACAATTATCACAGGAACAGATATTATTTTTCTGCTATTGCACAAAGCGGGCAAAGGTTGTCTACCTGATGCAGAATGGATCACTTGATAAAGCCAGAGCTgcttgtaaacaaacaaaaaaaaatcacaagaatgGGCATGTGATTAATAGGCCCGCTTTAGGGGGAAAGCGGACCCAAATCCACAGTACCACAAAAAGCATGGGTTAAATGAACACGGACTCATCGCTGAAATCCCTAAATCTTAGGATTTCAATGTTATTTACAAACTTCCAAAAGAGATAAGCTTAGTACTGATAAAAAGGAATATTACTTCACACTGTAAGTGATAAATGCATGAAATTCTTACCCAGGGAAGGAATATAATCAGAATATAGAAAGTATATGAATTGCAGAGCCATTTATGAGTGAACCAGCCATTTTTCAACCCTGATTCTATATTAGAATCCCAGgatctggagcacctgggtggctcagtcagttaagcgtccaacttcatctcaggtcatgatttcacgttttcatgagtttgagccccaagtcaggctctgtgcactgactgCTTGGaggctgctagggattctctttctccctttctctctctctctgcccctccaccagtcatactttgtctctctcaaaacaaattaaaaaaaaaaaaaaaaaaaaaaaaaggatcccaGTTTCCTCTCTTAGTTCCAGGGATTTCACTTCACTAGGGTGGAACAGGGTCCAGGGATCTGTATCTCATTTTTGCGAAGCTCCCTCAAGTGATTCTGATTCATAATCAGGTCTACATTCCACTACTTAAATAACCTTTTCTCCAAAGAGACTACTGAATGGCCTATGGGTTTGACCCAGCCTAGTAATCCCTATGATCCTAACTGTCAAAAGGCTTGGTTAGAGACAAGCACAACTGGTATCCTTGTGACATGGAACAAACCCTAAAGCAGCCATCAGACTCTGGATCCCCTGATCAAATCTAGTAGTATAACAGTCCAGTGGTCCCTGACTCATTTAGAAACTTCTCCAAGATCTGAGACTTTCCTGCCACAGGGATGAATCAGTTGGGGCTTCTTAGAACATTTCCTTAGAACTTTCCTTTGGAAGGAAGTATTCAGATTTGCTTACCAGAATAAGGTGCAGacttctttaaacatttccccctctcttttttgtAGCGTTTAGCAGAGTACTgggcattcatttatttattcagcaatatTCATTGCTTAAAAATTAGATACGTACTCTATGCTGATACTTTGTTAGTGAGGATATAAATTAAGCAAATACCACAGTGTTAAAACAGGCCAGATGTGATCTCTAGCCTTTTAGGAATCTAACAGGCTctcaaatttttaaacttttattgtaATGGCTGGGTACAGTGGAACAGCTATCCCAGGAAACTCTACCTAAGGGTCATTCCATCCTCTTAGGATAGCAGCATTTGAGTTCTTCAGAAGATATAGCTATCCCAAGGCTAATAACAACTGTAAAAGAACATGCCCATCTTTTCTTCCTAAATGTACCTAGGAATTAAGGGTAAAGATGGACTTCCAGAGGATGAAAACTATGCTTTATTCACCTTTGGATCCCCAATAGCAGACACATACAGTATGTTGTGTATAGTAAGTGTTCAGTGGTTTTGACTGAGAAAATGGATTAATGAAGCTTGAATCTCAGTTCTGCTACTTACTGTGACCTGTACAAGTAACAGAATCATTCTGACCCTTGGCTTCCTCATGATTGGGACAACTACCTTGCCTACTTGATATAGGATTAGAAATCCCATGTTTTAAGAGTCATTAGCACTGTGACTGGCATAaggtaggtactcaacaaatagtTGTGTAATAGTACACAGTTGTTACCTGGACAACAGATAATCAGAAACTCCTAACCAATATGTATGGCTCTTACCGACACCTAGTGGTGCAGTCTTAGAACACATaccaaaaatctataaacagctcaccaaactccacacccgaaaagcaaataatccagtgaagaaacgggcagaaaacatgaataaacacttctctaaaggagacatccagattgccaacaggcacatgaaaatatgctcaacgtcgctccttatcagggaaattcaaatcaaaaccacactcaggtatcacctcacgccagtcagagtggccaaaatgaacaaatcaggagactatagatgctggagagggtgtggagaaacgggaaccctcttgcactgttggtgggaatgcaaactggtgcagccgctctggaaaacagtgtggaggttcctcaaaagatcaaaaatagacctaccctatgacccagcagtagcactgctaggaatttactcaagggatgcaggagtactgatgcataggggcacttgtaccccaatgtttatagcagcattctcaacaatagccaaattgtggaaaagtctaaatgtccatcaactgacaaatggataaagaaattgtggtttatatacacaatggaatactatgtggcaatgagaaagaatgaaatatggccttttgtagcaacatggatgatggaactggagagtgttatgctaagtgaaataagtcatacagagaaggacagattccatgtgttttcactcctatgtggatcctgagaaacttaacagaagaccatgggggaggggaagaaaaaaaatggttagacagggagggagccagaacataagagactcctaaaaactgagaacaaactgagggtttatggggagtgggagggaggggtgcgtgggtgatgggtattgaggagggcacctgttgagatgagcactgggtgttgtatggaaagcactttgacaataaatttcataataaaaaaaaaacaaatctgtaaaCAATAAGAACTACTAACGAGTTCATTAAAGTTTatgaatatcagaaaaaaaaagaacacataccaAACATATCAATTGCTGGTTTGAAACTTAAATTGGGGACTAACTAGGAACTGCTGAGTACCTGCTTTACACAAGTAACATTATTTAAGCCACACCAGTTATTTTCAATCCTCATTGCATATTAGAATGGGTtgtgaagcttttaaaaatttgctgGTGTCTGGGTTTCACCTTcagagattctgacttaattTGCTGGAGGTGTGGCACGTgctgtgacattttaaaaaagcaattttaataagcaaccaggttgagaaccactgtaatCGACCCATGAGATAATTATTATTCTTTCCATGTTACAAATGATCAAGTAAAATTCAGAATGATAAAGTAATCTGCACAGAGTCCTATACTTATTAGTAGCAGAAGGAAACTCAAACTCAAGTGTACCATTTTTCTACCACATCACATAGCCTTTGCAAAGACTTTTGGAAGTCGGGTGTGTTCCACTTAGCTTTTCAAACTTAAGGGCATTAGGGAATTCCATGACCCAATGGGGTGAAATACTCCAAACAACAGTCTGCTGTTGATGGGATAGTATGGTCCAATGAAGGCACTGATTTCCTGAATCCTCTCTCTAGACTCCCTCTTCCCGGAGTTCAAACTCAAGTGCTCCGGAGATAGATAAACGAGCAATGTGAAGTTGTTTGTGAATTGAAGAGCTACgagataaatttaaaactttttttttctgagatcatGAATATGTtagagaattaaaacaaattaaattaatcaTCTATTATTGAGTTTCAGGAAAGAGCTGCCTGTATCGTTACTGCATGCTTACAGGTTTGGCCAAAACAGTTGAGATGATACATATCAGcaggtaaaagaaaatgaaagggtcTAACATGTGAGACCGTGTCCTAAACTGGCCTCCCACAGAGGTCCTAAGAGGACAGATGGATGATCTTGAAAGGCATGCAAAGCACAATCTCTTCCAAATCCATCCTATAGAACATACCAGCTCAGCCCAGGCATGCAAAACGAATGGGACCTCATTGGGTCAGCGAGGAAGGCTGCAGCATTTTGTAGAGATGGGATCCAGGCCACTGCTTGGTTCAATTACTTGCTAGGATGATTTCCCtgaattttgagaaatgtttcttTGGTTGGTGCTGGGCAACATATGGGAACAGGCTGAGTGCCAAGGTTCAGCCAAATGGGCAATATTCTAGAAATTTACCACGTGAAAAGTCTGTATCAAGAGTCACAAACTATCAGCCTAAGGGCAGAATTTGGCACATAGATGTATTTGGCACAGTGTTAGCTTATGGtagtcttaatatttttaaattagttgccATTATTTAACATCAGAGAGATTTCATgtaaaaatctcaatttttttgtgtgagatGTAATATAGAGAACCTTGACTGTCCTGGTCACCTACTGTATCCCcagaacctagaacagtgcctagaacataatAACTGTttaggacatattttaaaaataaatgttattcagaaattaattaattaattaattaaaaagtaataagaataaaataaatgttatccaAAAACAGGCTTATAAGAGGAActgttgtcttcattttacagtaaACAAAAGAAGTatcagagaatttaaataactcaCCTAAGGTCGCACAATTGGTAAGTAGCAGACTATTTGGATTCGGATGCGTTTGACTTCCGAACTGGTGTTCTGTCCATCGTGCCACACTGCTCAGCATCCTACACTGGTGGGCCTTTTGTAATCATAAAAGGCTTTCAATctagactttttttaaagtttatttatttattttggggcagctgggtggctcagtcagttaagtgtccgactctggctcaggtcatgatctcacggtttgtgagttcaagccccttgtcaggctctgtgctgacaactcagagcctggagcctgcttcagattctgtgtctccctctctctgcccctcccctactcatgctctgtctctgtctctgtctctctctctcaaaaataaataaacattaaaaaaataaagtttatttatttattttgagagacagaaagagagagagccaaggaggagcggagagagagggagagactatcccaagcaggctccgcactgtcagcgcagagccagagaggagggctagaactcatgaacatggagatcatgacctgagccaaaaccaagagttggaagtttaaccaactgagtcacccgggcatCCCTcaatttagactttttaaaaacagttttattgagatataattatatGCCATACAATGCACCCACTTAAAGCATACAATGCAACgggtttttttgtatattcacagggttgtgcaaccatcatcacagtctaattttagaacatatttGTCTCTCCTGAAAGAAATCCCATTAGTAGtcaattccttttctcctctccctccccattcccacctTTGTCAGTGCtaggcaactactaatctactttctgtctctgtaaatttgtctctctggaaatttcatataaatcatacaatatgtggtcctttgaaactggcttccttcacttactTGAACATTTTCAGGGTTCAGCCATGCTGTAGCCtgtatcaatatttcatttattattatttttaatatttcatttattcttactgaaaaataatattttattgtacagATACAGCAAATtgtatttatccatccatcagttgatgggcatttgaactggttccactttttggctattatgaataatgctgttatgaatattcatgtCAATTTAGATTTTTGACATTCTTTCAAAAGTTAGTCATTGTAATGTTTTGTGTTAAAAGCAGTGATTTAAgtgtatatgttaaaaaaaatctaccatcatttattaaaattcagtttgggcactttatttatttattttttttatagtttaatgtattttaatagcaAACTTACAGGAACAGCACAGAAGACAGacaacattaaaaacatgtaCTTGCATGTAGGACAACTCAGTTAGAAAAGTATAGTGAATGGATGGAATCTACCGTATGATAAAAATGCTACAAACACCATTTAGTCGCCGTCAATAAgaaatttacttgttttaaaaaaaaaatccaaatgctgGCATTGTCCAGAAAAATTTAACAGgtttatttacaattgttataaaGTTGAACTGCTGAACCGTGTTCACTGAAACATTCTGACTTGCATTAATGCTTTATGTCCctgcatttatattaaaaattcacacacaaatgAAAACGGAAAAACTTGCCAATACCTGATTTGTGTCCCCGATGTTTCCATTTGCAATCATATACTTCGGTACCTTTTGaccccatggaaaaaaaaatatctaatgtTCAGAACTACAATAACAGGAAGacgagaattttttttttttttaaagcatgaaatgTTTTCCATCAGAGCGGATTCTTAACCACGTTCTCCACGTATGCGGTGCGCTAGCTGGACGTCTTTTGGCATAATTGTTACACGTTTTGCATGGATAGCGCACAGGCTGGTGTCTTCGAAGAGGCTCACCAGGTAAGCCTCGCTTGCCTCCTGCAAAGCACTGATAGCCGCGCTCTGGAAGCGCAGGTCTGTTTTGAAGTCCTGAGCAACTTCTCGCACCAGACGCTGGAAAGGAAGTTCGTGGAACAGAAGTGCAGTGGACTTCTGGGAACGTCTAATTTCGCGGAGTGCCACGGTACCAGGCCTGTAACGATGAGGTTTCTTCACCCCTCCAGTAGAGGACGCACTCTTGCGAGCGGCTTTTGTAGCCAGTTGCTTCCTTCGTGCTCTATCCCCAGTGGATTTGCTGGCAGGCTGCTTTGTACGAGCCATGGTACTGAGACCTTCTCACTTACCCCCCTTCTCCTTCGGCTGGAGCTCAGTGAGCTAGAGGCGGCGCTGGCGTTAGCGAGCGACAGCCtgggcactttattttttaaagtacttctggaggggcgcctgggtggcttggtcggttaagcgtctgacttcagctcaggtcatgatctcacggtccgtgagttcgagccccgcatcgggctctgtgctgacagctcagagcctggagcctgtttcagagtctgtgtctccctcactctctgcccctcccccttcatgctctgtctctctctgtctcaaaaataaataaacgtaaaaaaaaaaaaaaataaagtacttctGGAGTCTCAAAAATGTTAAGAGTATCCAGCTCATTCTTGACCCCTGAGAGGGTCTGATGCTGCCTCTAAACAGACAAGCCTATTTTATCCAACTGGATGACAAATTCCTCAAAGTAAGAGAAACGGTCTTATGCTTCCTGACATATCCAtgatgagtaaataaatacatgcatttttaaaaatgttttatttgtttattttgagagagggagaaagggaggggaagagagagatggagaaaatcccaagtaggctctgcactgtcagcacagagcccaacacggggctcggtcccatgaactgtgagatcatgacctgagccgagatcaagagttgatcttaactcttaacccactgagccagccaggcgctccaataatacatgcatttaataaatgtttgctgacaATACAGATCATCAAGAAATGATGGGGGgtgtgcccgagtggctcagttggttaggcatccgacttttgattccggctcaggtcatgatctcatggttcatgggtttgagccccactttcgGCTATGCACTGgctgtgaggagcctgcttgggattctctctcttcctctctctgcccctctcctgcttgcgcgtgcacactctctctctgtctcaaaataaacgttaaaaaattttcttttcttaaagaaatgatGGTAGAGCGAGAGGATTAAGTGATAACCAGGAGGAGATTGTGAAGAAGAGGGAGTAAATTCTAACACAGATGCTTTCCTTCTGACCCACAAGCCCCACTTTGCTGTTGGTCTTGTCAAGAAGATTGCTGTTGATGGTAATTCACTAATGGATACTAACTTAGCTGGTATGTGTAAACTGATAAAGACATGAATCTTGGTTGAAAAATGGAAGTTTTCTCTAGATCTCAACCAAGAGAAGGTTGGCACTGCATTTCTCTCACATGCTGGGCCAAACAGAAGCTTCCTTTTAGGGTAGGATAGGGAGCTGTCACTTGTTTAATCAGCCAGTGGAGATAATGAAGGTCTGTggcagaagaaagggagaggaaagaggaaaagaggaacaaTAAAAAGGAGACAACTGAGAAGGGCATGTCCTACAGATGTTTCAGTCAGGAAGGACAGGCAAGGCTCTTTATAAAGGGTTTGGGATACTCCTGGAGTATTTTGTCagtataatattttgtttatatgaacAGATTAACAAAAGCAAGCTCATTCCTTCCTCCAGCCTTTTCTCATATCCTTCCCCTCATCTGGAGGGTCTTCTCTCTGTCTATCCAAGTCCTGTGCACTGAGATCCAAACAAACTCCTGTGTCTTCATGACTATTCCAgcacctcccacctccaccccgaCTCCTACAGCACATCTGCTGGGTGCCACACATTTCCTACTAG includes:
- the LOC106974444 gene encoding histone H3.3A-like, which produces MARTKQPASKSTGDRARRKQLATKAARKSASSTGGVKKPHRYRPGTVALREIRRSQKSTALLFHELPFQRLVREVAQDFKTDLRFQSAAISALQEASEAYLVSLFEDTSLCAIHAKRVTIMPKDVQLAHRIRGERG